One genomic segment of Flavobacteriales bacterium TMED191 includes these proteins:
- a CDS encoding SDR family oxidoreductase, translated as MSHNLLVGKKGIIFGALDSSSIAWKVATQCIENGAEIILSNAPIALRMGSIGELAKICNSKVISADATSVSDLESLFSAAKKEFNGKIDFVLHSIGMSLNVRKKRHYTDLNYDFLMKGLDVSAVSFHKMLQVAYKLNIMNEYGSILALSYIAAQRTFPDYNDMADNKSYLESIARSFGYHYGKRNRVRVNTISQSPTFTTAGKGVAGFDAFFDYANKISPMGNASSDDCAKYCVSLFSDYTRMVTMQNLFHDGGFSNTGVSQDIIEILKK; from the coding sequence ATGTCTCATAATTTATTAGTAGGTAAAAAAGGAATTATTTTTGGTGCACTTGATTCATCATCAATTGCATGGAAAGTTGCTACACAATGTATTGAAAACGGTGCTGAAATTATTTTATCTAATGCTCCCATTGCATTAAGAATGGGCTCTATTGGTGAGTTAGCTAAAATTTGTAATTCAAAGGTGATTTCTGCCGATGCAACCTCTGTAAGTGATTTAGAAAGTCTATTTAGCGCCGCTAAAAAAGAATTTAATGGTAAAATTGATTTTGTTCTTCACTCTATAGGTATGTCGTTAAATGTTAGAAAAAAAAGACATTATACTGATCTTAATTATGACTTTCTAATGAAGGGTTTAGATGTGTCTGCTGTTTCATTTCATAAAATGTTACAAGTTGCTTATAAATTAAATATTATGAATGAATATGGTTCTATTCTAGCTCTTTCATATATTGCTGCTCAGAGAACGTTTCCTGATTATAATGATATGGCTGATAATAAGTCTTATTTGGAATCTATTGCAAGAAGTTTTGGTTATCATTATGGAAAACGTAATAGAGTTAGAGTTAATACAATATCACAATCTCCAACTTTTACAACTGCTGGAAAAGGTGTAGCTGGCTTTGATGCATTTTTTGACTACGCAAATAAAATATCTCCTATGGGAAATGCGAGTTCTGATGATTGTGCAAAGTATTGCGTTAGTTTATTTTCTGATTACACAAGAATGGTCACGATGCAAAACTTATTTCATGATGGTGGTTTTTCAAATACCGGTGTGTCACAGGATATAATTGAAATATTAAAAAAGTAA